The Trichoderma breve strain T069 chromosome 2, whole genome shotgun sequence DNA segment AGGCCGGTGCCGACGTCAGCGTCGCTCTTGTTCATGGAGCCGACATTTCGCGGCCGCGCATAGTGGTCCAGCACCTTCTCGTGGTAGGAGCGCTTGGCCTCGATGGATGCGACGGGGGCGAGCTGTCGAGCAGCGAGGGCTGGTCTGACGAGGGGGGCAGCGATAGCTTGCCGTGAGATGACGCGGAGGCCTCTGGAGAACATTTTGAACGGTTGTGAAGGGTGGATTTGGTTGATTTGGGATGGGGAGAGGCGAATATCTGAATTCGCAGGCCGCTGTGCTTGTGATGTGGCGGGCGGAGTTAAGCTGCAAGCAAGATGATCGAGAACCTGCTCGGATGCGAATGTGAtgcggctgatgatgagcgaTTCTGCGCTGTGATCAGGTTAAGGAGCTGCGAAGGGAGGATTTTCGTTGGGAATTGAGGTGAGGCGATTGACAAGATGGTGGAAGAGTGAAGATGGTAAGAATGAGGGCAAATGACGAAGGTTCCAAAGATGAGGAGCAGCCGCTTAATCAATTCCCCAAGAAAATCCAGCAAGAAAAGCAGCCCCGGGTGCGGATGGCGATTTCGGCCAAGTGCGCCTCGCCAGTGGCCAATCAGCGTCGTCGCCCCTCTCGGCCATTACGTCTGTGCAGAGTTGTGGAGCTCGGTCCTTGTCGGAGCTGGAAGCCAATTAGAttgctggaagagctgagTCATCTATCAGATTCTGATGCAAATACGTAAATGCGTGCAAAAGCTCCGCAAAAAGATTGGAAATCAATCTGATAAGATGCACGTGAGACGGGGATAGGTCACGTGGCCAGGCGACAGAGGGACGCGAAATTCACAAGCCGGCTCGGACTTTGACACGTCCTCCGAGGGGGGCTGCGACTTATTTGCTCCGTATTACCCTGGAGGGTGACGCGTTTTACTGGATGCAGAGTAGCTTGGCAATTGAGAGGCGGGAGGATGGAGGAAGGATTTCACTGTGGAAGGCGAAACGAAGGGGCTGTTGAATTCCCCGAGCTGCACGGAGAAGAGTGCCTGATACTATCTATAAACTGGGGTTGGCTCGGGGTTTTGGGTGTTCAGTTGCGCCGAGCCGATCCCGTATTAGACACGGTTTGAACAAGATGAGCATTGGATATTGATGCTTGTCTGATACAATGATTGATTGACTTTAAATCTGTCGGGCATTGTCACGACTCCGGTACTGGGTACCcaaataaatttaatttgGACCACGAGCGGCACATTTGCGGCATTGGCACAGTATTGGATCCCACTCTGGAAATATCAGTCAGCACAGCATTCGCTGCAACCCCGCAGTCTGACCGTCCCAGATCTGTTCTGTTCTGGGCAAATCGACATGAGGGCCGCCTGcgttggatgggatgggacgTGAGAAGACGGGATGATGTCATTTATAAAAGCGACTGTCCGGCACATAACTCGCTGCGTCTACTTATTCAATATGGTAGAATGATAACAGTTAAACAGTATTCACTATTATTATAACAGCGACCAGGgctggcctctctctcattcaAGGTATGTGTTCAAGAAATGACAAATCTTCAACAGCGCGCCCGTTAAATCATGCAACACAAAATCTTCAACTTTTGCCCCTCCACCGTCTGTCCAATCCCGATACCGTCATCGAGGGGCAGCCTGGATTAGTGGTGGGTGCCTGGCAGCAGCTGCTAGCACAGGTGCTGTAGTCACTAAGCTTCACTGCGGCACCCACTAATCGCCCAATCGATAGCGCCCCTCGGCTTGCGCTACAGCTAGTGCAGACCTGTAGCAACTCCAAACAGCATCCATCACAGAACTTTGTCGTTGACTCTTCCACTTGACAACCGCCTGCTTCTACAGCTCCCTTTCGCGTCACCATACTGCTACTCTCTTCGTCACGGCCCTCTGACTCTTCTTGTCCGCCGCTCAAAGACATGTCGTGCCCGCATCTCGAGTCCATCGGTATGTCAAATCCTTACCTCGCCAGCTTGCGCTTCGCAGCTCTTCTAGCTGccttgaagctcaagaaagCTCATGTTTCGTCCTCATAGAGCTCAAGCCGCCGACTCCTGTTCAGTCTGTGTACAAGGAAGACTGCACACAATGTTTTGACTCGATTGTATGTCTATAAACAGCCGCCCAGCTCCCCCTCTCTAGGCTGCAGCCCCGCGAAAACTCACCATCTTGttctattttttcttctaggACAACGCTGGAGGGCTCGATGTCTGCCTTCAGTGCTTCAACGGAGGCTGCACCGGTGATCGGGAGCACTCGCTGCTTCACAACGCAGTCTGGGGCCACCCGCTTGCTCTCAACATCCGCCGCACCCGAAAGGCGATCCATCGCGATGAACCCCCCGCCAAGATGACCAagcttgccattgctgccgagacggaagaagaTCGATACGATACTGCTCTGGCCGCCAAATGCATCGAATGCCAAGTCGAACTGGACACGACGAATGCGAAGCTAGCCCCCATCGTCGATGGCATTCTCAAGGCACACACCTTTTCCCGAAAGGAAGAGGTAAAGGCGTGGGAGCAAGAGCTCACGACGTGCGAGCACATCTTGAccatgcagcagcatccatcCCGCAAGATCGAGCAGGGCGAGCTTGGCCACTGCTCAGGTTGTGATCTCAGAGAAAACCTTTGGCTTTGCCTGGAATGTGGAAACCTGGGTTGTGGCCGGAAGCAGATGGGTGGCGTTGACGGCAATTCGCACGCCTTGGGCCATGCCACCGAATCTGGCCACGGCGTGGCTGTCAAGCTTGGATCTATTACACCAGAGGGTACTGCCGATATTTATTGCTATAGGTGTGACGAAGAGCGTatcgatgagcttctcggcgaTCACCTGGCCCATTGGGGAATCATCCTAGCCGAGCGCCAAaagacggagaagagctTGACGGAGATGCAGATTGAGCAGAACCTCAAGTGGGACTTTAGCATGACTAcagaagatggccaagagcTGAAGCCTGTGTTTGGACCTGGTCTCACCGGACTGAAGAATCTTGGCAACAGCTGCTACCTagccagcatcatccagtGCCTATTCGACATGCCCTCGTTCCAGCAGCGCTATTACAGTGCTGACAACGACTTGCCCATCATCCAGGAGCCTGCAGCCGATCTCGAGACTCAGTTGAGAAAGATTGCCCACGGCCTGTTATCCGGTCGGTATTCAGAGCCTGATACCTCTGTAGGATCGGGATCAGAGATTGCCTACCAGAGAGGATTGGCACCAGCCATGTTCAAGCATCTGATAGGTAGAGGCCACGAGGAGTTTTCCACCATGCGACAGCAAGACGCCTTTGAACTGTTCCAgcatctcttcaagctcatTAGCCGGTCACCACACAACGAAGACGGCCAAAAGGATCCCACAGCCGAATTCCGATTCGTTCTAGAGCAGCGGCTCCAGTGTCTCGGATGCCACAAAGTTAGGTACAGCTCTAACGAACAGGACAACATATTCATCGACGTGCCgttggagaagctcgagacAAGCGAGGGTGGCGAGACGGCAAACGCCTACAAGCCAGTCACTCTGAAAGAATGTTTGGACAACTTTACCGGCGCCGAGAAAGTCGAGTTGACATGCTCATCGTGCGGCAGCAAGGCGGGCTTCACCAAGCAGTCGCTCTTCAAGACGTTCCCCAACGTTTTGGCCGTCAATGCACGAAAGATGGCCGTTGTCAACTGGGTCCCTATCAAGATTGATGTCCCCGTCATTGTCCCAGACGAACCATTTTTGCTGGACGACTACCTCTCCAAGGGACTCCAGCCGTCAGAAGAGTTGCTGCCTGAAGAGCCCGAAAACAAGGTTCCCGCATTTGTGGCGGATGCGACAGCAGTTGCCCAGCTTGAGGCCATGGGCTTCCCGCTGAACCGAGCTGAGAAGGCCTTGCACGCGACCGGTAACTCTGATGCAAATGCGGCCATGGAATGGCTCTTTGCACacctcgacgatgccgatATTGATGCGCCGCTCGATTTAGGATCCGGGTCGGGAGATGCTGGCACTGCTGACCCCGAAAAGATTGAGATGCTTGGCGCCATGGGATTCGGTGCTCCCCAAGCCAAGAAGGCGCTGAAAGAAACGGGCGGCGATGTCGAGCGAGCTGTAGAGTGGCTCTTTAACCACCCTGACGACCAGGGCATCACTGAGGATGAGAACTCtggcgcagcagcagagacagcTCCCAAAGAGCCTGCTGGAAGCGCAACACTGCCGGCAAGATTCCAGCTGCAGTCCATTGTGTGCCACAAGGGCACAAGCATTCACGCCGGGTAAGTATACATCTCCTCAAGTGTATTTTTTTCCCCTAGTAGATGCTAATGAACTAATGATTTTCATCAGCCACTACGTTGCCTTTATTCGCAAGTCTCTGGAAGGCAGGGAGACGCCCACATGGGTGCTCTTCAACGACGAAAAGGTGGTGGAAGCTCACGACGTTGAGGAAATGCGCAAGTTTGCATATGTGTACTTTTTCAAGAgaacttgaagaagaggtcaaTACGTTTTTTATAGGTGATGGTGCATTCGGAGAGACGGCGTTTGATGCGTTGCCTCGTTCGTATGGCAACGCTTGGAGACTGTTTGGAGGTTGAGCCTGGTCATTGGTGCTGGTTTGAGGGGTCATGAATAAGGGATTTGTTTGCCCAATTGCATCCGATATAGATGAAATACTGCAGAGAGATCGATACCAACAAGAGAATATTCATCAATATATATCTCCCTAGCCTGCGGACGAAATCTCGTGAAAGCTGCATGATGCACCGATTTATTTCCAGTTCTAACGCCGTACCAAAAAGCCCATTGTCTCGTTTGCAGACGGCCAGTCAAATCAAGGGACAAAACCTCGTAAACCGTAACCCCAACCTGGCTAACCCCGTTCCATCTATCAGTCCCATATCATTATATAGTTTTTCATCATTCAAAATTCGTTTTCAGTCCCCCAACCGGTAGCTGACGAGCGTATCGACGCGGTGGTTCGCCGTGCTGAAGCCCCTGAGCTGGACCCTCTCGCCGTTCTCGATTTCTTTTGCGTCCGAGTCGCCCCACTCGACGGGGACGTCGCTGTCGGCGTCTGCGTAGACGAGGACGTTGAATGTGCAGTCGCCGCTGAGCTGGGGGAGGAATGTGACGGAGGCGGTGATTTGgcggaagatggcggcgattTCGGCCTGGATCTCGGCTTCGGGCTTGTCTTTTTCGGCGAAGAGGGAGTTTGttgaggaggcggaggtgttttcttgttgttgctcttgTTCGGCGGTGATCGGGGCGGAAGGGTCTGTGGGGGgtttggatttggatttTGGTGGTGGAGCTGAGATTTGGACCTTTTTGTGGTTGGGAGCGGTGAATGTTagcctttcttcttcttcttcttcttcttttatgTTCTTGATTGTGGGTGGATTTGTaggatggtggtggtggaggggAGAGATTTGGGTCGTACATCGAATTGCCAGCGCTCGACGTGTTCGCCCGTGTCTTTGTcggtgatgacgatgacgagcttggagattttgCCGCCAATCATCCACTTGTCAAGCTGGCTCATGATTTTCTTGATGTAGGCTTTGACTTGGTCATCGGCGGAGACTAGAGAGTACGAGGTCGGGAGGTCAGTTCTCGTGTGTCTTGATTTTGGAGAGTCGATGTCTCAAGGGAGAGGTGGTAGTACCGAGCATGTTGAGGCCATATTTCTTGACGCTGTGGTTTGGAAATGTGTTAGCCgatggtgttttgtttgatCGACTGATTTGGGAGTTTTGGAGAGGTGGATGTGTCGTACGCTGTAAAATCCTCGGCTGGGTAGACGCCTCGTTGGAATCTGTCATGGGAGAGTAGCGTCAGCTATTTCGTTCGACGCTGAGGAGGAATTCTGGTAACTCGATGGATGCGATTCGTACAGGATTGTATGTATCGAGTATTGGAACTAgagacgagaagagaaagctgtTAGAAAAACTGTTCGCAGGCATCAATTGACGAGGGAGACGAGGGCCGCAAGTCGGACATACAAATTCAGCAACCAGCCTTGAGCTGCCCTTGAGCGACAGCTTGTGCACCTTGGAgtcgtccttgttcttgtccttgtccttgtccttgggcCGTTTGTCTTTGGACGACGCCGTCTTGGAAGATGGTTTTCTGGCTTCCTTGTCCATGGCTGAGGGCGGACTTATGCTGAATGGAGGacgagagggagagggggagagctgtgatgatgacgatggtaAGATCTCAGGTCCGATCTTGGGACGGAAGATGGCTCTAGCTGATTTTGTTTACTTTGGGCGATGGGCGGTTGCGGGGCGGCGAGCTGGGGGGTTTTGTCGAATCAGAGGCTGTCAAATGCCtggcagatggagatgaccTTGATGGCCTGGAAACGCTGGGCTTGGGGCAATCTTACAGTATAAAAGCAGTATATTATATTGGATTGAgaataatttaaaaagagagaaatgaaATTCCGGATTCTTGAATTTGATTCATCTTGAATGCACAGGATTGAAATCACGTGCCGTCTCAATACTCTACCAATCTCCCTCCGCCATAGCCTCTTCACCTCCCACTCTATCTCCATCTTACATACTCAGCATCAAGATCTTTCTCTCCATGTCTTCTTACACCTCCTGCACAATCTCCACGCCTCTCGAGTAAATCCGCGCTGGTCGAGGAACTACTCCCCTTGCTGCTAATCTTGCCCTCGCCGCTGCTTGTTCCGCAGCCTCGCGCCTCTGGATCGCCGTCCTAGCATACCAGTAAGCCTCGGAGCCATGGGCGAAATACTCGCTCACGTTGTCCAGTGTAATTCCAGCTATGAATTCATCTAAATCTCCCATCTGAGGAGTCGCGTCTtgagcttcatcttgagctTGATTCTGGCGATTCGATCCCCCACTTCCACCGGAGCCCCCAGGTCGAGGACGAGACCCAGCACTTGTCGATGTGCCGTCGCCCTGGACTGCATAGTGAGATACAATGAGACGAATCAGGATGCCGAGGCTAACTAGCAGCGGAATTGTCTGTCCACTGGTGTTGACTCCGTCTACATTGTCAAACTGGTTCCATTTGATCGTCAGTTCAATGGCAGTGATGTGAAGTCCGTACACAACCAGGTTGGATATGCTCCGCATGGTGCGCAAGAGGTCTTTCTGTTCCTGTCTAGCACGCTCCCTTCTTGCGATGCGTTCTTGGGTATCCTGCTCTGGTCTGAGGCTTTCCTGTCAGATATACCACTGGATACTCATATGGGCATTGAGAGGGGAGGCTGACTGACTGTCTTGTACGATGCTTCTTTCGACGTCGATGTCTGCGTATTCGAAACTGTGTTTTCCAAAACCCCGTATACGACAGGACGATTCCAACGCAAACGAGAATAACGATGATGTGCAAGATAATGTTGACCACAATGAATCCGACGTTATCGAGTTTGACTTTCGTGAAGAAAAATCCATAATACTCGCATTGGTGCCCCCTCGTGGGAATATAGGTACCAAAGAGCCAGAGCTGAAGCGATGAAATGATTACCATGACTATCATGGTCGAGACGCCATAAACCGGCACATGGACTTCTCTCGTCCACTTCAACGGATCCCATTTGCGGTCACAGCATGTGAGTGTCTTCCAGATGTATATGGGTATAAGAAAGATGTATGAGCCACCGGCGAGTTGAAGCATGATGTATATGTCGGCTGCTTGGACATTATGATTCACAATTTCGACAAGCAGCGCCAGAACAATGGCGCCAGACAGAAGGAGGCCCAGCAGTCGTATATCCGAGACGTCCGTGTCGTCAAACAACTCGACAAGAATTTCGCCAAACCACTGGAGATAGATTCCGAGGCGGATTCCCAGACCGTACATGTCAGGACGCCCCTCTCGCCCACAGGAGTTCATCGTGCCGCTCTGCAATCACGGCAGACATTTTCCATGATTGTTGTGGGAGATTTGCGATATAGGTGCTAGATGCCTGTCTCTAGAGGATGTTGAAAGAGGAAACTCGTGCAGATGAATCAAGACGGCCGCAGAAGTGGTCATTTGCTGCAACTCGCCTCACTGCAGAACCGGAGTTCGCTCTGTCTTTAACCTTAACAGACGTTGTTCATTGTCCGGTTGGGCAAAGAACGAAGCAAATCCGTTTTCCGGCGCCGGTTACATGTTACATTTTCCAGTGCGGTGCTTGACAGTCAGCGTCCAGCATTCGTCCAAGAGGCGGAAGAGGCAGGTAAGGCGAGCTGGTGTTAGTGCGGACACGCCATCATTGTCGGACGAGGTGGCACAAGAGAGAGTGTGAAGGGACATATCATAGGTTCGTTGACACGGGTGCCTTTTTTGGGGGGGATTTTGATTGAGGGGATATGAAACAGAGAGCATGTGCTTGTCAGGGCCCAAGTGGAACGTGTTTGTTGGGCTTTTACTTTGTGAGAGTACGGATATTGAGACTCGTGATGTATTTTTGCAGTGTTGAGGATTATGACTATTACCCTGGAGGCTTGTATGTAAGTCTTGGAAATTGTCTTGTGTGTTGCGTCCACAAACTAGGCGGGATTTAGTTACACGAAATGGAACAAACATAAATAGCCcgaatgaagaaaagaaaagcaataGAGTATATGCGGGCTTTTTGCAATTATAACGAACGGTTTGTTGTGGATTCTTTAAAATCATCGTCAAGATCTAGCTCTCCAGGCAATCAATCGCTAGGCGACCATCAATTAGTGATCAATTGATGGTTTAGCGGTGCAGTGGCCATTCTATAGCGGGACATCTGCTGTAATATGGAGATAGACTCACTAAAATACAACGGCCTGTCACCTGAGCACATCACGGAGCAAGGGCCTGATCGGGACAAGCCTTGCATGGATCCGTTGGCGGCATCTCTCAATAGAGGGGCAGATGCTGTGCTTTTCCTACAGCAAATTATGACTTCAcactgaaaaaaaaaaaaaaactaagagcaaaaaaacgaaaaaaagaaattttcGAAACGCATCTGGGGCATTTGCTCCCGGCAGGGCTTGAACCTGCGACCTTCGCATTACCAATATTTGAGCCGAGGCTCTAGTATTAGTACGAAGCTCTAACCAACTGAGCTACGGAAGCGCTCGAATTGTTGAATGATGTTGCACTGATTCTAATCATGAACCTTTGGTGCCCACTAGATTACTCTCACCATGAGCCTCAtcttctgaagatgaaaatgCGAGCATTCGCTTTCTAGTTTCGAAGCATCTATCTGTCTCTTTGATGCATATACATCTTCTAGAAGCTCTGAACATTGCTTGGCCTTTCTTCCGCAAACTAGTGGCTCCTGCTGAGATGACGCTGATATACGTGCGTGAAGATGAGTGTGAGCTGGCACTGAACTCAACTTGAAGTTGCGAgcatggtgatggcctcagAGCGAACTACTCGGCCCTCGAGGACTCTTTCTTTCAAGGCGACGCAGCTGAAGACCTCAAGAAGGCGTATCGAATCGCAAATATCAGAAGCCACGATATCCTTCAGACGACATACGGAGAGTAGACGGTCAAACTTGGATGGCCTGCTGTGGTATGCTAATCGAGAAGCCAATCCAGCTTTTCCATTGCCTTTTCCAGGATTGCATCCACCGTCTCCCTGTCTATAATGCCATCCTCATATGACACATTGATGACCGTGTCACCACCAGCCACGCCGGCAACATTTAGGACAAGACTGCGAGATCCTACATTCCCGTTCGTCGCAGCAGCCGAGAATTGCATATCGCCAATAGTCCATGTTTCCTTTGCATCGCCTGTCGTCGCAACGCCCTTTGGACTACTCGAGAACGGCCCGAGATTGGATACTAGATACGTATCGCTGGTAAAATGTCCTATCCTGGGCATGGAGGTGGTCATGAAATCTTCGATCGTATTGCCTATCAGTGTACCCGCCATCCAGTCGCGGATTGACCCATAAATATCGCCGTCCATCTTTGACTTGTGTTCTCGGACTAATTGCCATACAGTACTGCGAAACAAGGAAACTTTGCCGGCTTCCCCGTTTGAACCGTTGTATTTGGCAACAGCCTTGCGGAAAGGCTCCATATAATGAATATGTGCCGAACCTGCGGCGGCATTCATGATTACATTGCTGCGAACTAGGTCGCCGAATTCAGCCGAGGGGAGATATGGTCGAAGGTCAAAGGCAAACCGTGATGCGCCAAACTTCGCTTCGGAATAAAAATCAGCTGCGAGAGTGAGGTTCAGCAAGGTACATAGTAGGGGTGTGAATGTCGTCTGGTTCGCACGGCAGGCAGAGAGCACAGTACGCATTTTATGCGAGGGAATGCGGTAACTCGAAACTCTGGTGATTGTTCGGTCGGTGTAGACAGTCTTCGCCACTACTGATTGAGCATATGGTCGAGGCCGGGGAAGATCACCAAAGACAAGCTTCccgccaaagaagaggcGAAGCAAATACCAAATCAGCATCTTCCAGAGTAGTCGAGGAATAGATGGCGTAACATTTGAATGCTCGGTAGGCTCAAGTGGGTATTGGATGGTGGAAGGGTAAGTAAGTGAAACATGAGTTGACATCGGTTTCGAATCAAGAGGTAAGGAGTTAAGGGCGGCGAGAAACGCGCGATGGAATACGGTGCCTGAgatgccatcaccaacgaAATGATGGTACACAAACACGACGTGTTTCCTTCCCACAACAAGCACTTTCCACCAAGGAGTGTCTGGCTCATCGTCGGTCCAATCCCACGTGTTGTGCGCATTCTCAAGAAGAGCTGGGCCAACTGCAGTgtcttcgtcgccatccATGAACACCACACATTTTTGCAGATCAATCTTGTGCAGTAATGCGAGGTGGAGACTATGTTTTCCGGCGCTGGAAGATGGCAATCTCACGCCAACGGCACATAGTGGTGGGTGTGCCTTGATGACAGTTGCAAGAGCCGCGTaaacgtcatcatcagatAGTGTTCTACCATGCGAAGAATATTCTGCTGAGACAAGGATGTTCGATTGGATGCCTAAGCGGTGAAAACAGTAAAACATGCGATCGTAGAGGCCTTCAATGCTAATTATTAGTTTGCTTGTGGCGTGTTGGTGGCGTTAACATACTAGACTCTCGCAACAAGGTGTACTTTTCAGATAAAGACATGATGTTCAATTGATTGTCATGAAGATCTCGATTCGAATGATTCACGGAAAAAGCTCATCGTATCGTAAATGCATGTGATGTTGGCGGACACCATATTGGAGATGTACGTGTCTCTTATATGGTGCTGACGTATGTTTTAGTGTTCTTGGGCTTACTTGATCCTACACTAGACTATTAGTCTAGGCCTTAAGATGAAATATAAATTAGTATCGATGTAGGTGATCCTACTGGGAGCTCAATTGGACATCTGTGCCCGAAGCATGGTCTGCATCCAAAGTGAATATAGGGCTTACATGGTAGCATGAGCTAAAGCATGAGCTAAAGTGGCAATACATTAGTCGAAACAAGCGGAAATTGGTTAATGGAATACTACCCTCAGGCTTTAAATACTCGCAATGGGCTAGCGACGCAAATGAATACCCGAAGTCGACTTCAATCATACCATCAAATAAGTGCATGATGTGCCTCATCATATTGCTCTCGCGAGGGGACTTTGCCGGAACCCCGCGACTTtctcccatcccatccttAATAGATGGCACTGTGTTAGATCCTACCATTCAGTTATGTAAGTAGCTACATGCCTATATCTGGTAACTCATGGATGTTCGGATGTGTAGGGGCATAAACTGCACCCAAGATATACACCAAAACATAAACTCTTGACGATTGGATAATAGCTTTAAGGTGGAATAATGCTCATTGAAATATTCATCTTAGTATAAATTGAGTAGACGTGACCGTTGAATCCTGCCCAAGGCgattttatatttatatctGACTGTGAACTCCTTGGGCATATTTTGATTGTCTGTGCTTGCATCTTAACCTCTGTACATTTCATTTCTCTTCAGTTACTCCCGACCTCCCTAACTTGGAAAATGGCAGCACTTTCCATAACAGCTTTTATATACGCCTC contains these protein-coding regions:
- a CDS encoding HORMA domain-containing protein — its product is MDKEARKPSSKTASSKDKRPKDKDKDKNKDDSKVHKLSLKGSSRLVAEFFQYSIHTILFQRGVYPAEDFTAVKKYGLNMLVSADDQVKAYIKKIMSQLDKWMIGGKISKLVIVITDKDTGEHVERWQFDVQISAPPPKSKSKPPTDPSAPITAEQEQQQENTSASSTNSLFAEKDKPEAEIQAEIAAIFRQITASVTFLPQLSGDCTFNVLVYADADSDVPVEWGDSDAKEIENGERVQLRGFSTANHRVDTLVSYRLGD
- a CDS encoding alcohol acetyltransferase domain-containing protein, giving the protein MSLSEKYTLLRESSIQSNILVSAEYSSHGRTLSDDDVYAALATVIKAHPPLCAVGVRLPSSSAGKHSLHLALLHKIDLQKCVVFMDGDEDTAVGPALLENAHNTWDWTDDEPDTPWWKVLVVGRKHVVFVYHHFVGDGISGTVFHRAFLAALNSLPLDSKPMSTHVSLTYPSTIQYPLEPTEHSNVTPSIPRLLWKMLIWYLLRLFFGGKLVFGDLPRPRPYAQSVVAKTVYTDRTITRVSSYRIPSHKMRTVLSACRANQTTFTPLLCTLLNLTLAADFYSEAKFGASRFAFDLRPYLPSAEFGDLVRSNVIMNAAAGSAHIHYMEPFRKAVAKYNGSNGEAGKVSLFRSTVWQLVREHKSKMDGDIYGSIRDWMAGTLIGNTIEDFMTTSMPRIGHFTSDTYLVSNLGPFSSSPKGVATTGDAKETWTIGDMQFSAAATNGNVGSRSLVLNVAGVAGGDTVINVSYEDGIIDRETVDAILEKAMEKLDWLLD
- a CDS encoding ubiquitin carboxyl-terminal hydrolase domain-containing protein, giving the protein MSCPHLESIELKPPTPVQSVYKEDCTQCFDSIDNAGGLDVCLQCFNGGCTGDREHSLLHNAVWGHPLALNIRRTRKAIHRDEPPAKMTKLAIAAETEEDRYDTALAAKCIECQVELDTTNAKLAPIVDGILKAHTFSRKEEVKAWEQELTTCEHILTMQQHPSRKIEQGELGHCSGCDLRENLWLCLECGNLGCGRKQMGGVDGNSHALGHATESGHGVAVKCDEERIDELLGDHLAHWGIILAERQKTEKSLTEMQIEQNLKWDFSMTTEDGQELKPVFGPGLTGLKNLGNSCYLASIIQCLFDMPSFQQRYYSADNDLPIIQEPAADLETQLRKIAHGLLSGRYSEPDTSVGSGSEIAYQRGLAPAMFKHLIGRGHEEFSTMRQQDAFELFQHLFKLISRSPHNEDGQKDPTAEFRFVLEQRLQCLGCHKLETSEGGETANAYKPVTLKECLDNFTGAEKVELTCSSCGSKAGFTKQSLFKTFPNVLAVNARKMAVVNWVPIKIDVPVIVPDEPFLLDDYLSKGLQPSEELLPEEPENKVPAFVADATAVAQLEAMGFPLNRAEKALHATGNSDANAAMEWLFAHLDDADIDAPLDLGSGSGDAGTADPEKIEMLGAMGFGAPQAKKALKETGGDVERAVEWLFNHPDDQGITEDENSGAAAETAPKEPAGSATLPARFQLQSIVCHKGTSIHAGHYVAFIRKSLEGRETPTWVLFNDEKVVEAHDVEEMRKFAYVYFFKRT